In one window of Notolabrus celidotus isolate fNotCel1 chromosome 15, fNotCel1.pri, whole genome shotgun sequence DNA:
- the LOC117826194 gene encoding tubulin beta-2A chain-like isoform X2: protein MREIVHLQAGQCGNQIGAKFWEVISDEHGIDPTGSYQGDSDLQLERINVYYNEASGSKFVPRAILVDLEPGTMDSVRSGPFGQLFRPDNFVFGQSGAGNNWAKGHYTEGAELVDSVLDVVRKESENCDCLQGFQLTHSLGGGTGSGMGTLLISKIREEYPDRIMNTFSVMPSPKVSDTVVEPYNATLSVHQLVENTDETFSIDNEALYDICFRTLKLTTPTYGDLNHLVSATMSGVTTCLRFPGQLNADLRKLAVNMVPFPRLHFFMPGFAPLTSRGSQQYRALSVPELTQQMFDAKNMMAACDPRHGRYLTVAAIFRGRMSMKEVDEQMLSVQNKNSSYFVEWIPNNVKTAVCDIPPRGLKMSATFIGNSTAIQELFRRISEQFTAMFRRKAFLHWYTGEGMDEMEFTEAESNMNDLVSEYQQYQDATADEMGEYEEDEMEDEEEVRHDVRH from the exons ATGAGGGAAATCGTTCACCTCCAGGCCGGCCAGTGCGGAAATCAGATCGGGGCCAAG TTCTGGGAAGTGATAAGTGATGAGCACGGCATCGATCCCACTGGTAGTTACCAAGGTGACAGTGACCTGCAGCTGGAGAGGATAAATGTCTACTACAATGAAGCCTCAG GCAGCAAATTTGTCCCCCGTGCAATTCTGGTTGACCTCGAGCCAGGAACCATGGACTCAGTCCGCTCCGGGCCCTTCGGGCAGCTCTTCAGGCCTGACAACTTTGTCTTTG GTCAAAGTGGAGCAGGAAACAACTGGGCAAAGGGTCATTACACTGAGGGAGCCGAGCTGGTGGACTCGGTCCTGGACGTGGTGAGGAAGGAGTCAGAGAACTGCGACTGCCTCCAGGGCTTTCAGCTTACTCACTCACTGGGCGGAGGCACAGGTTCAGGAATGGGTACGCTCCTCATCAGCAAGATCCGTGAGGAGTACCCTGACCGCATCATGAACACCTTCAGCGTCATGCCTTCTCCAAAAGTGTCCGACACTGTGGTGGAGCCATACAACGCCACTCTTTCTGTCCACCAGCTTGTGGAAAACACAGATGAGACCTTCAGTATCGACAACGAGGCCCTGTACGATATCTGCTTCCGCACCCTGAAGCTGACAACCCCTACCTACGGAGACCTCAACCACCTGGTGTCAGCCACCATGAGCGGTGTGACCACTTGCCTCCGCTTCCCTGGACAACTGAACGCTGACCTCCGTAAACTAGCTGTCAACATGGTGCCCTTCCCCCGCCTGCATTTCTTCATGCCAGGGTTTGCACCCCTCACAAGCAGGGGCAGCCAGCAGTATCGTGCTCTCTCTGTCCCAGAGCTGACACAGCAAATGTTTGACGCCAAGAACATGATGGCGGCCTGCGACCCTCGTCACGGACGCTACCTGACCGTGGCAGCCATCTTCCGTGGGCGTATGTCGATGAAGGAAGTGGATGAACAGATGTTGAGCGTGCAGAACAAGAACAGCAGCTACTTCGTCGAGTGGATTCCAAACAACGTCAAGACAGCAGTTTGCGACATCCCTCCACGCGGCCTAAAGATGTCTGCCACTTTCATCGGCAACAGCACGGCCATTCAGGAGCTGTTCAGAAGGATCTCCGAGCAGTTCACGGCTATGTTCCGCCGCAAAGCCTTCCTGCACTGGTACACCGGAGAGGGAATGGATGAAATGGAGTTCACAGAGGCTGAGAGCAACATGAACGACCTGGTGTCCGAGTACCAGCAGTACCAGGACGCCACTGCTGACGAGATGGGCGAATATGAAGAGGATGAaatggaggatgaggaagaagtCCGCCATGATGTTCGCCACTGA
- the LOC117826194 gene encoding tubulin beta chain-like isoform X1, which produces MREIVHLQAGQCGNQIGAKFWEVISDEHGIDPTGSYQGDSDLQLERINVYYNEASGSTGSKFVPRAILVDLEPGTMDSVRSGPFGQLFRPDNFVFGQSGAGNNWAKGHYTEGAELVDSVLDVVRKESENCDCLQGFQLTHSLGGGTGSGMGTLLISKIREEYPDRIMNTFSVMPSPKVSDTVVEPYNATLSVHQLVENTDETFSIDNEALYDICFRTLKLTTPTYGDLNHLVSATMSGVTTCLRFPGQLNADLRKLAVNMVPFPRLHFFMPGFAPLTSRGSQQYRALSVPELTQQMFDAKNMMAACDPRHGRYLTVAAIFRGRMSMKEVDEQMLSVQNKNSSYFVEWIPNNVKTAVCDIPPRGLKMSATFIGNSTAIQELFRRISEQFTAMFRRKAFLHWYTGEGMDEMEFTEAESNMNDLVSEYQQYQDATADEMGEYEEDEMEDEEEVRHDVRH; this is translated from the exons ATGAGGGAAATCGTTCACCTCCAGGCCGGCCAGTGCGGAAATCAGATCGGGGCCAAG TTCTGGGAAGTGATAAGTGATGAGCACGGCATCGATCCCACTGGTAGTTACCAAGGTGACAGTGACCTGCAGCTGGAGAGGATAAATGTCTACTACAATGAAGCCTCAG GGAGTACAG GCAGCAAATTTGTCCCCCGTGCAATTCTGGTTGACCTCGAGCCAGGAACCATGGACTCAGTCCGCTCCGGGCCCTTCGGGCAGCTCTTCAGGCCTGACAACTTTGTCTTTG GTCAAAGTGGAGCAGGAAACAACTGGGCAAAGGGTCATTACACTGAGGGAGCCGAGCTGGTGGACTCGGTCCTGGACGTGGTGAGGAAGGAGTCAGAGAACTGCGACTGCCTCCAGGGCTTTCAGCTTACTCACTCACTGGGCGGAGGCACAGGTTCAGGAATGGGTACGCTCCTCATCAGCAAGATCCGTGAGGAGTACCCTGACCGCATCATGAACACCTTCAGCGTCATGCCTTCTCCAAAAGTGTCCGACACTGTGGTGGAGCCATACAACGCCACTCTTTCTGTCCACCAGCTTGTGGAAAACACAGATGAGACCTTCAGTATCGACAACGAGGCCCTGTACGATATCTGCTTCCGCACCCTGAAGCTGACAACCCCTACCTACGGAGACCTCAACCACCTGGTGTCAGCCACCATGAGCGGTGTGACCACTTGCCTCCGCTTCCCTGGACAACTGAACGCTGACCTCCGTAAACTAGCTGTCAACATGGTGCCCTTCCCCCGCCTGCATTTCTTCATGCCAGGGTTTGCACCCCTCACAAGCAGGGGCAGCCAGCAGTATCGTGCTCTCTCTGTCCCAGAGCTGACACAGCAAATGTTTGACGCCAAGAACATGATGGCGGCCTGCGACCCTCGTCACGGACGCTACCTGACCGTGGCAGCCATCTTCCGTGGGCGTATGTCGATGAAGGAAGTGGATGAACAGATGTTGAGCGTGCAGAACAAGAACAGCAGCTACTTCGTCGAGTGGATTCCAAACAACGTCAAGACAGCAGTTTGCGACATCCCTCCACGCGGCCTAAAGATGTCTGCCACTTTCATCGGCAACAGCACGGCCATTCAGGAGCTGTTCAGAAGGATCTCCGAGCAGTTCACGGCTATGTTCCGCCGCAAAGCCTTCCTGCACTGGTACACCGGAGAGGGAATGGATGAAATGGAGTTCACAGAGGCTGAGAGCAACATGAACGACCTGGTGTCCGAGTACCAGCAGTACCAGGACGCCACTGCTGACGAGATGGGCGAATATGAAGAGGATGAaatggaggatgaggaagaagtCCGCCATGATGTTCGCCACTGA
- the LOC117826194 gene encoding tubulin beta chain-like isoform X3, translating to MDSVRSGPFGQLFRPDNFVFGQSGAGNNWAKGHYTEGAELVDSVLDVVRKESENCDCLQGFQLTHSLGGGTGSGMGTLLISKIREEYPDRIMNTFSVMPSPKVSDTVVEPYNATLSVHQLVENTDETFSIDNEALYDICFRTLKLTTPTYGDLNHLVSATMSGVTTCLRFPGQLNADLRKLAVNMVPFPRLHFFMPGFAPLTSRGSQQYRALSVPELTQQMFDAKNMMAACDPRHGRYLTVAAIFRGRMSMKEVDEQMLSVQNKNSSYFVEWIPNNVKTAVCDIPPRGLKMSATFIGNSTAIQELFRRISEQFTAMFRRKAFLHWYTGEGMDEMEFTEAESNMNDLVSEYQQYQDATADEMGEYEEDEMEDEEEVRHDVRH from the exons ATGGACTCAGTCCGCTCCGGGCCCTTCGGGCAGCTCTTCAGGCCTGACAACTTTGTCTTTG GTCAAAGTGGAGCAGGAAACAACTGGGCAAAGGGTCATTACACTGAGGGAGCCGAGCTGGTGGACTCGGTCCTGGACGTGGTGAGGAAGGAGTCAGAGAACTGCGACTGCCTCCAGGGCTTTCAGCTTACTCACTCACTGGGCGGAGGCACAGGTTCAGGAATGGGTACGCTCCTCATCAGCAAGATCCGTGAGGAGTACCCTGACCGCATCATGAACACCTTCAGCGTCATGCCTTCTCCAAAAGTGTCCGACACTGTGGTGGAGCCATACAACGCCACTCTTTCTGTCCACCAGCTTGTGGAAAACACAGATGAGACCTTCAGTATCGACAACGAGGCCCTGTACGATATCTGCTTCCGCACCCTGAAGCTGACAACCCCTACCTACGGAGACCTCAACCACCTGGTGTCAGCCACCATGAGCGGTGTGACCACTTGCCTCCGCTTCCCTGGACAACTGAACGCTGACCTCCGTAAACTAGCTGTCAACATGGTGCCCTTCCCCCGCCTGCATTTCTTCATGCCAGGGTTTGCACCCCTCACAAGCAGGGGCAGCCAGCAGTATCGTGCTCTCTCTGTCCCAGAGCTGACACAGCAAATGTTTGACGCCAAGAACATGATGGCGGCCTGCGACCCTCGTCACGGACGCTACCTGACCGTGGCAGCCATCTTCCGTGGGCGTATGTCGATGAAGGAAGTGGATGAACAGATGTTGAGCGTGCAGAACAAGAACAGCAGCTACTTCGTCGAGTGGATTCCAAACAACGTCAAGACAGCAGTTTGCGACATCCCTCCACGCGGCCTAAAGATGTCTGCCACTTTCATCGGCAACAGCACGGCCATTCAGGAGCTGTTCAGAAGGATCTCCGAGCAGTTCACGGCTATGTTCCGCCGCAAAGCCTTCCTGCACTGGTACACCGGAGAGGGAATGGATGAAATGGAGTTCACAGAGGCTGAGAGCAACATGAACGACCTGGTGTCCGAGTACCAGCAGTACCAGGACGCCACTGCTGACGAGATGGGCGAATATGAAGAGGATGAaatggaggatgaggaagaagtCCGCCATGATGTTCGCCACTGA